In Papaver somniferum cultivar HN1 chromosome 1, ASM357369v1, whole genome shotgun sequence, a genomic segment contains:
- the LOC113314414 gene encoding transcription factor IBH1 — protein MMNQQSMSLSLNRNSSSRKFAIRFVRALTRIKMATPIVSSVQSRKKCSRRIKCAADTSMAATIGSRRAWGRAILLKHRNQVRKRVLMRQKVVGNNKENKTRKIKVMNKEKKQINKARKIDHIKGVQGSVNRANKLRKLVPGGDAMDFCSLLEETAHYIKSLNTQVQLMQKIADIYET, from the coding sequence ATGATGAATCAACAAAGCATGAGTTTGTCTTTAAACCGGAATTCTTCTTCGCGCAAATTTGCTATTCGTTTTGTAAGGGCTTTAACCAGAATAAAAATGGCCACACCGATTGTATCATCAGTCCAGAGTCGGAAAAAATGTAGCCGGAGAATTAAGTGTGCAGCTGATACATCCATGGCAGCAACTATTGGGTCTAGAAGAGCTTGGGGTCGTGCTATCCTTTTGAAACATCGAAACCAAGTTAGAAAACGTGTTTTGATGAGGCAAAAAGTTGTTGGTAATAATAAGGAGAATAAAACTAGGAAGATTAAGGTGATGAATAAAGAGAAGAAGCAGATTAATAAAGCAAGGAAGATTGATCATATTAAGGGGGTTCAGGGATCTGTAAACCGAGCTAATAAACTCCGAAAACTTGTTCCAGGAGGAGATGCCATGGATTTTTGTAGCTTATTGGAAGAAACTGCTCACTATATTAAGTCTCTTAATACGCAGGTACAGCTTATGCAGAAAATCGCTGACATCTACGAAACTTGA